The sequence gtccctttgttttttttactgctGATTGGACTGCTACGTGTGCGtcacgtaggaccaaaaccatccATAGCGAGGCAGGGGAGTAATTCGTCTAGTATGAATAGTCAAGGGTGAAGGATGTCTGCTTTTGTGGTTTAGAGGGGTAATTCATACAATCGCTACAGGTTAGGGCATAATTTGGACTTTTTCGAAAAATTTAAcccacaaaatattttttgttgctCATAAACCATATGGCTTATAACTAGTAAATGGCAAACCGATGGGAGCCAAAAGAAATAATAACTACTATACATGTGGGAGTTTTAGTGAAGTGCGCAAGCGATCTCTAAACGagtatggccgtgtttagttatttaggtgtaaaattttttaagtatatatatggacacacatttgaagtattaataCGTAGacaaataacaaaacaaattacatattctgcctgtaaactgcgagacgaatttattaagcctaattaatccatcattagcaaatgtttactatagcaccacattgtcaaatcatggcacaattagcctcaaaagattcatctcacaatttacacgcgaactatacaattggtttttttatccacatttaacactccatgcatgtatccaaacatttgatgtgacgtttttgaccaaaattttttggatctaaacaaggcctatgtcatctagatcccttaattttcataatatatttttataccaAAACTTGTCGTGAGTGTCATGTAGATTCAAATGGGCTTTCACTTGCTCTGTGCGCTAACATGACATGGTATGGTGACGTCTATGTGTCAGTAGGACCAACATGCCAATcatagagaaaaagaagagattggagagaaaagaaattatatttttttatttttttctatgtgactAACATATTGGTCCCACCAACACATAGGCATCACTGCAGTACAGAGTGGATTAGAGCCTGTTTGAACCTGTACGGCACCCAGATAAGACCAGGAACCCAAAATTGAATTTTTGAGAATTGAAGAAACCTAGATAGACATATCCATATAAGTTTGAGGACGTCATTCCGTTGGTAcactttatttaaaaaaacatatacatatcTATTGTTCTTCAATATTTCTAGCTGCTTAAATAAAGTAATAATTAATTGGAACACTCACAAAAAATTAGTGTAGCCCTGATTTTTAGTTATACTCTTGactatattatttatttaagaAACAGTATAGTTTATTCAATCAGTGATATTCCTACGAAATGTTGGATAATAACATATACAGGTCATAAAACATGGTAATGATCAACAGATATGGTGCTCCTATTGATGTTTAAGAACAAACCATAGAGGAAGTCAAAATCTTCTACGATTTACTCCCAAAATcgcttatattatgagacgagGGAGTAGTTTATTTGATAATCTGATGTCAAGGATATCCACGATTGTATCAATATCAGGACCTAATCTTCAAAATTAGTTCAATAAATATCGACGAAACAACTATATCGTGATATCCAAACAGCACGCGTTAATGCCAGAGAAGGTCCAGAGAATGCCAGGGAATTGGGTATATTATATAACCATTTCAAATTTCGATTAAAATCAATGAAACATAAACCCTAGAACAAATCCCAGTACCACTGAAACCCCTATAAATATACATCCCAACACAACCAGCAAACCACAACACTTGCAAACCTCTCTCAAGCAGCTTAGCTCCTGCCTCCTTCTCTGATCATTCTTGCAAACCAATCGAGTCTTGAACGAGGTCAATGCGCAAGGAGGTGGACGTGTCCACTctcgaggccggcggcgcccgggACTACAtcgacccgccgccggcgccgctcgtcGATGTCGACGAGCTGGGCAAGTGGTCGCTGTACCGCGCGCTGATCGCCGAGTTCGTCGCCACGCTGCTCTTCCTCTACGTCACGGTGGCCACGGTGATCGGGTACAAGCACCAGACGGACGCCGCCGTGaacggcgccgacgcggcgtgcggcggcgtgggcgtccTCGGCATCGCGTGGGCGTTCGGCGGCATGATCTTCATCCTCGTCTACTGCACCGCCGGCGTCTCCGGCGGGCACATCAACCCGGCGGTGACGCTCGGCCTCTTCCTGGCGCGGAAGGTGTCCCTGGTGCGCGCCCTCCTGTACATGGCGGTGCAGTGCCTCGGCGCCATCTGCGGCGTCGCGCTCGTCAAGGGGTTCCAGAGCTCGCTCTACGACaggtacggcggcggcgccaacgagctcgccgccggctactCCACCGgcaccggcctcgccgccgagaTCATCGGCACCTTCGTGCTCGTGTACACCGTTTTCTCCGCCACCGACCCAAAACGCAACGCCCGCGACTCCCATGTTCCGGTAAAGTGCATAAACCTTCCATTGATTTGTGTTTGCACCCTGCAGAAAATCTGCGCAATGCAAAAACTCGAGCTCATCGCTTCTCTTTAATTTCGATAAATCAAAGGTGTTGGCTCCGCTGCCAATCGGGTTCGCGGTGTTCATGGTGCACCTGGCGACGATCCCGATCACCGGCACCGGCATCAACCCGGCCAGgagcctcggcgccgccgtgatctacaacaacaacaaggcCTGGAATGATCAGGTACTTACTACCTTACTGCCAAATTGTGCAAGAATGCTTCCTTTGTTTCTCATTCCTGGCTGGTAAATTGGTCTGAACTGACATTGCAATTGCAATTGCATTGCTTGTTCATCTGTGTGACGCAGTGGATCTTCTGGGTCGGGCCGTTCATCGGCGCGGCGATCGCGGCGCTGTACCACCAGATCATCCTCCGTGCCAGTGCCAGGGGCTACGGCTCCTTCCGGAGCAACGCGTAGTTGAGCTCGTCTGGCGATATCCGTGGTCAAGTCGCCATTGTTTGGGCTCTTTCTCCTTCAGAGTTTAAGGTGAATGGAGAGAACAGAGCCCCGGCTCGGTTCGTTAGTAGTAGAAGCAGCTTCAGTTTAAGTGAGAAGCCCTGCAGTGTGGTGTTGTGTGTGGTGTAAGTTTCAGTGTTTGCAATGCAAGTGTAAACTCTGTCCCTCTGTTGTCTTCATGTCTCTAAGAATCTAAGTCAACCAAAAGTCAATAAATTGAGGTGGTAGAGTTGAAGTGATCAGAAAAGGATCAAGGCTGTGTTCGGCTGATAGCGTTAGGAACTAATTCCTCACACGCATAAACGGGAGTAACTTATTAACACATccttaattaagtattagtttttctgaaaaaatgaattttaaaagaaactttTGTATTGAATTTTTTCCAAAGTTTGAAAAAGCATGCACGTAGAAAATAAAAGAGGAGAGTTGGGAGCATTAGGAAAAGAACTCAGCCCAAGGGTGCCTACAATTAAAGGCAAAATTGTCCATGTGACAGGCTCTTAGCAAGTGACATGCTCCTAAAGAACTTTAAGAAGAAAATTATGTtgttatatacttttttttcttttcatattataaagcatttttattctttttttgaagtcaaaattttaagtttaatcaaatttatagaaaaacataacaatattttcaatatgAAAAACCATATGATCAAAATGTAATAAATGTTAGATTTATTTAAACTAATTTGATGCTGTAgatattactaattttttctataaaattggtcaaacataaaaaagtttgacttaaaaaaaattaaagcgtcttataatataaaacgtgGGTATACTTTGAAAATGAATATTCGCCCATACTTTTACTATTGAGTGAATTGACAGTTTGGGCCGCCTTTTGTTACTAAAGTTTTACATATTACCATTTAGTTAAAATTTTCACATCGAACCAGGTAAGATTATTTTcttgatttatttttctaatgaATTAACGATACTTATCCGTATCGCTGGTATATCCCGCTCACTACTAAAAAATCCACATAGAGACCAGACTTATAAGTACTAGTTTATTTAAAATCGGCACATATGAagttttttcacattttttaaTGTATAGTTGAGAACTAGTACCTATAGCGGTTTattttaaaaaccggcaccgaGAGTCCCCAAAGTCATAGGTGCCAGTTCttataaaaaatagataaatatggGCATCACATAGTTGCCGGTTCTTACAATAAACTGGCACCTCTAAGTGCGTTAtcataggtaccggtttttatTATAAACCGGCACATAAGGGCATCACATATGTGCCAGTTTTCAATATAAACCGGCACTTATGAGCCCATAGATACCGGTTTACCattaaaaccaacacctatgaTGATGcaatatatgtgtgttttttttctaactttttcatatgaagtCGGATGAACTaaactttatattaaatttgtagagCTTgacgagatctacaattttCTAGTTGATGGCTTTTCGATTTAAGGTTGTTTGGATATCCGAAAATGTGTTACAAGGTCACGGATATATTCGCGTAAGTGGATATTTAAAAATTTCTAAATGATATCGGATGGAGACAAAacctatacaaaagttgtagagATAGATGATATCTACATTTATGTAGTTGACAAACTTTTTATTTGAGCTCATCTACAGTGTTAAATATGAATTATAAGTTCGGATGACAATagtctaaaaaaataacatttgtTTTCAAGAGAACAAATGCTTGTAGGTAAGATGGTGCGGAGGCTTTGGTTGAAGAGAGATATTTTGAGTTCGAATCTTACATGacacatacatataaatatgGGTTGAAAAAATTATGTGACTGATAGGAAGGAGAGTGTGATTGTATAGGTGCCtaataaaatactaaaaaaaatttgatttttttagcacctgcaaaatttaaaaaatatagaaccaacacctatagtGCCATATAGACCAAAAGTCGTTGTTACTAAATAATTGGTGCCAGCACCGATAACTCCTTTAGAACCAGCACCTATGAGTTTTTATGTAGTAGTGGCTTATCACCCATCGAATACATATCCAATACAAACTGTTGTATCAGTTCATCAAAGGATGTAGGCGGTATGTCTTTGGAACGTCAGCGCCAATAACTCCCACGTTAAGGGGTCCAAACTTAGGATTTTTTAGtccatttataaaataagtttttaaaggAGGTTGAAATGTGAAAAATCAAGTGTTGTGATATGATATATAATACGAAATTGAAGGATTCGATTCAGAAACGCAAAACAACACTAAACAGTAACTGAATATAACCACGAGAGAAGAGCCAAGCGACCAAAGAATAAAAAGCACACAGACGAATCCGAGTCACGCATCACGTTCGCTAGCTGCAACTCGCAATAGATCAGATGGATGCAACTGCTTAGCTTCCTTACAAATGCATACTAACATGCATCTTTTAGGGAAAAACTCGCTAATTAATGAAGCTATATCTACAGCTTTCCCATTCTCAGTAACAAGATATTAACTAACCAAAGTGATCGATCAAGAAAAACTGCAGCGTAGGCATACAACGAGGACTGATCCAGCAGGCAAACATCCAGCATCCCGGCCGGACCAGGACAAGAACCGGTGAGATCGAAATGGAAAGTAACCATGGGCTACTGATCACTTGCTGCAtccaaccaaactctcacatTACCAACTTTCTGACCAAGCTTAATTTCCATGTGAATTTGCATTAGATTCTCCTCCAATGGTCGGCGTATGCATGCATAACACACGACAGAGTGACAGAGCACTTGTACACTTGGTCATCTTAAGCTCAACCCAGCATTCCTGGCTAGGAGTAGTAGTATGCAAGCATATAAAGCAAACTGGAATTGGGAAGTATCATTGGTGCGGTAGTGGAGTGTATGACTCCATCCATCATTATTTAAATTcaattataattaaatatgaCTATATATTACATTCTTACTTGGTATGTAGAGGCCAGAAGTATAAATCCTTTATCGAAGAAACGAGTAATAATGCGTGCGAGAGGAAAAGATATATATAATGGTACGATGCTGGACTAAGCCGTCATATAGaatataatttaatttgattcaaatattttagtgACCAAATATGTGACTGATTGGTATGATAACTAATATTcaacattttgtttttaaaatatcaaacactcatattcaaaagaaaaaaaaacatggttgtATAATTTTGTAATATATTAACAAGATGCCCGCACAATTATCTATATAAATACCTTTGTGATTTTGTAAATATATACAACCAGTGAAGGATCAGCAATACCAAACATTTTTCGATGAAGAtcatataatttaatttttaacaaataataaAGTAAAATCACCAGTACATCTTAACATAATAAAACTTATGAAACATAATTAATATGCCCGCGCATGTGCGAAAGTGAGCATGAGGCTAACGGCAGCAACATATGATGCAAGTGGAGGCAACACTATGGGGCGAGCTCAGGAACGTGGCTGTTGACAAGCTTAGGGGTAGTGCCGGCTAAAATAACTATTAGATACCCCACGCATTACAACAGAAAATTTAATATACTTCAAAGAAATCTCGAAGAaaacaatataatatataaattgtttacACATAATATCTAAATAGATAACATTTTTTCTATATTAGTTAATGTGAAATTACAATTCTATATGATATTTGGATGGTTATGTATCAAACATAAGAAGGATCCAATGACTATTAGTTTTCTAAGTAAGTGTCATATTTCAATGTGCAATAACTATATTTAGTGAGTTTTAATACATATGATAAATGGATGGTTAAGATCAAAGCatgagaatattttttttaagatgacaTTGCTCAATACATGACAAGCTTTTGGTATAGGATGTACAGATTGGCCGGTGACGTGAAAACATAATGCTCGCTTCTTTTCAAATTGTTTCTTCCTTGTGGATGGAATTGAACCTCCGGTGACCAGAATGACAGCACTAGCAACGTGCCAGAGGACTGATGATGACTGATCCAACTGTGTTGTGATCCATCTTAGAGTAGGTGCAATAGGaggctataagtcagctatagacatattttaaaaagataaaggaagagagagaatagcagcaggctatagatctgtagctagctgcagcacggactccaaaacgtaatgtgtatatgacaggtgggaacagatattaatagtatagtaagcaactattatataaattggctattacattggctatagatgatttggagctagtagtggactatactattaaacttgctcttagccaCAAGACATGAACCAAAAAGTGTGCTAGATGGAGAGATGTTGTCAGCTCCGGGAATGAGGCTATGATGGACGGCTTTGTTACAGCCAGAGGTGCGACTTAGCAAAGGAACACTAACAAACGCTAATAAGGCCGGGCGGCAGAATAAACCTACATCAACTATAAATTAGAAGACAGACCATACAACACACAGGATTTGTTGATGAAATTCAACGATTTCTATTGAAACTGTCCtatatttaagttttaaaaattgaatgaaaTCTTATACAAGAAAAACGTTTAGGGGTCTTcaggctagctccacaaggtggtgggctaaaCGACCTAGAGTTTCAAAGCCTCAccaattctaattatttgacattaagtcattccctaatattcgtgttttttatatcttatacaaAACTTTCAAACTTTATGACCAAAAGAAGTTTTAGAAACGCTAGAGGACAttgttgtcgaaatgacaactgcatacgtcgaaggacgtggttactcaacagtggttggaaggaaacgaagtgtattgaattttgaatttcttttttggGATCCCCCTCATTACATGGCCcaaggggactatttatagccccattataggttcttactactagggtttaggttgtacaggggaatttaaatgattacccttacgaaagggacatttacaggggtacataatgttataggggctcatgggcccctgatgggccatctggcgatcgccggccctctAGCCCTTAGgtttgatgggccggaaaggcttcttcggccctcgcgggggcgaacttgccatggcgaagtcgtcttccttcggtagatagtcttcgccttgcacccttcgcctgagacgcctctggcctggcagggcactcgtacgactcttcgcctcacgccgttcttgctccatagccttcgccacgggTTTTGGCAGATTtagtcgaagggcctcatgccatccgctaACAAGCCcatcacgggcaagggtgagattggagcttcggccgagaccgtgcaaaccatgtggtatggtatgcggcgccccctttcgaccgatgctcctgccgaaacctacattattCCTGCAAATGAAGTTTGTTACTTGTGCGGCTGGT is a genomic window of Oryza glaberrima chromosome 7, OglaRS2, whole genome shotgun sequence containing:
- the LOC127779672 gene encoding aquaporin PIP2-4, with the protein product MRKEVDVSTLEAGGARDYIDPPPAPLVDVDELGKWSLYRALIAEFVATLLFLYVTVATVIGYKHQTDAAVNGADAACGGVGVLGIAWAFGGMIFILVYCTAGVSGGHINPAVTLGLFLARKVSLVRALLYMAVQCLGAICGVALVKGFQSSLYDRYGGGANELAAGYSTGTGLAAEIIGTFVLVYTVFSATDPKRNARDSHVPVLAPLPIGFAVFMVHLATIPITGTGINPARSLGAAVIYNNNKAWNDQWIFWVGPFIGAAIAALYHQIILRASARGYGSFRSNA